Genomic window (Streptomyces liliiviolaceus):
GCCGAGCGAGCGACGGTGTACGGCGAGTGCGTCCAGGAAGGTGTTGGCGGCGGCGTAGTTGCCCTGGCCGGCGCCCATCATCAGGCCGCTGACCGAGGAGAACAGCACGAACGCCGACAGGTCCGCCTCCCGCGTCAGTTCGTGCAGGTGCCAGGCGGCGTCGGCCTTGGCGCGCAGTACGCCGTCCAGCCGGGCCGGGGTCAGCGAGCCGACGAGTCCGTCGTCCAGGACGCCCGCCAGGTGCAGCACCGCGGTGAGGGGCCGGTCCGCCGGGATCGCGGTCAGGAGGGCGGCCAGCGCTTCGCGGTCGGCGGTGTCGCAGGCTGCCACCTCGATCTCGGCGCCCAGCCCGGTCAGTTCGGCGGCCAGGGCGGTGGCGCCCGGCGCCGCCGGGCCTCGGCGTCCGGCCAGCAGCAGGTGCCGGACGCCGTGTTCGACGACCAGGTGGCGGGCGAGGTGGCCGCCGAGCCCGCCGGTCCCGCCGGTGATCAGGACGGTGCCGTCGGGGTTCCAGACCGTCGGGGCCGTGGGTCCGGCGGCCTTCACCAGCCGGGGCACCAGAACCCTGCCGTCGCGTACCGCGATCTCGGGTTCGGTGACGGGCAGCGGCGGTGCCGTGCGTCCGGCGCCGTCCAGGTCCAGCAGGACGAACCGGCCGGGGTTCTCCGTCTGCGCGGCCCGGACCAGGCCCCATACCGGTGCCTGCCGTACATCGATGCGGCCGTCGCCGGTGTCCACCCCGCCTGCGGCGCCCTGGGCGCCGCCGGTCACGACGGCCAGCCGGGAGTCGGCGAACCGCTCGTCGGCGAGCCAGCCCCGCAGGACCTCCAGGACCGCGGTCGTGGTCGCGCGCACACCGAGGGGGACGTCACCGTCGTCGGAGGGCACCGGGCAGGGGAACAGCACGAGTGGGGGCACGGGTGCCGTCGCGTCCGCCAACGCGGTGAGATCGGCGTACCGGGGTGCGTCGTCGCACCAGGGGGCGAGCGGTCCGATCCGGCCGGTGCCCACGACGGCGAGCCGGTCGGCGGTCCCGGCGGGGCCGGGCGGCAGTGGGGTCCAGCCGACGCGGAACAGCGGGCCGCGCCGGGTGTTCGTGAGGCGGTCCGCCGACAGGGGCCGGGTGACAAGGGACTTCACGGTCGCCACCGGTCGGCCGGAGGCGTCGGCGAGCAGGATCGACATGCCGCCGCCGTCCGTGGCCCGGCGGCTGAGCACGCGTACGGCGGACGCGCCCGCGGTGTGCAGCGTCACGCCTTCCCAGGAGAAGGGGACGCTCGTCGCGCCGTCGTCGTCCAGGGCGTCCGCGTGCAGCGCCGCGTCCAGCAGGGCGGGATGCAGACCGAACCGCGCCGCGTCGTCGCGGGCCGTGTCCGGCAGGGCGATGTCGGCGAAGACCTCGTCGCCGCGGCGCCACGCGGCCCGCAGGCCCCGGAAGGCCGGGCCGTAGCCGTACCCGCGGGCCGCGAGCAGTTCGTAGGCGTCGGTGACGTCCAGGGGGTCGGCCCCGGCGGGCGGCCAGACGGTGAGGTCGAAGGCCGGCTCCTCGGCTTCGGCCCCCAGTACACCGGTGGCGTGCCGGGTCCAGGGCAGGCCGGGCTCGCCCTCGGGGCGCGAGTGGACGGCGACCGTGCGGGCGCGGGTGCCGTCCGGCTCGTCCACGCCGACCCTCAGGGCCACGGCGCCCCGGTCGGGCAGCACGAGCGGTGCCTCCAGCGTGAGTTCGGTGAGCGTGCCGCAGCCGACGTGGGCGCCCGCCGTGAGGACCAGGTCCACGAAGGCGGTCCCGGGCAGCAGCACCGAGCCCAGCACGGCGTGGTCGGCCGGCCAGGCCTGGACGTCCGCCGACAGACGGCCGGTGAGGACGACCCGGCCCGAGCCCGGGGTGTCCAGCGCGGCGCGCAGGATCGGATGGTCGACCGGCTCCAGCCCGGCGAGGCCGGCGTCGCCGGGGGCGGGATCACCCGCGTCGAGCCAGAAGCGGCGCCGCTGGAACGCGTACGTCGGGAGGTCGATCGAGGTGTCACGGGGCCGCCCCGCGAAGAAGGCGTCCCAATCCACGTGCGCGCCTCGGGCGTGGGCGGCGGCCACACCGGACACGAGCTCGTGCTCCTCGGGCCGGTCGCGGCGCAGCAGCGGTACGAACGCGATGCCGCTGCCACTGTTGCTGTTGCTGTTGCTGTTGCTGTTGCTGTTGCTGTCTGAGTCGACGCACTCCCTGCCCATCGCCGACAGGACCGCGTCGGGGCCGGTCTCGACGAACGTGGTCACGCCGAGGTCCGACAGGAACCGGACACCGTCGGCGAACCGGACCGGTGCCCGGACGTGGCGCACCCAGTGGTCGGCCGAGCCCTGGTCGGTGATACCGCCGGTCAGGTTGGACACGACCGGGATGTGCGGACGGTGGTAGGTGAGGGTCTCGGCGACGCGGCGGAAGTCGTCCAGCATCGGTTCCATCAGCGGGGAGTGGAACGCGTGGGAGACCCGGAGGCGGGTGGTCCGCACACCGTCGGCGGCGAGCCGGGCGGCCGTGTCGAGCACCGCGTCCGTCTCGCCCGAGATCACCACCGAGGAGGGGCCGTTGACCGCCGCGATCGCCACGGCGTCGTTCAGCAGGGGTGCGACCTCGGCCTCGGCGGCCCGGACCGCGACCATGGCCCCGGTGCGCGGCAGTGCCTGCATCAGCCGGCCGCGCGCCGCGACCAGCGTCGTGGCGTCCGGCAGCGACAGCACGCCCGCGACGTGCGCCGCCGCGATCTCGCCGATCGAGTGACCGAGCAGGTAGTCGGGCCGCACGCCCCAGGATTCCAGCAGCCGGAACAGCGCGACCTCTACCGCGAAGAGTCCAGCCTGCGTCCAGACGGTCTCGTCGAGCAGCCGGGGTCCGTCCCCCCGTACGGGTACGTCGAGTTCGGGTCCGTCGAATTCGAGTTCGTCCCGTACGGGTTCGGCCCACAGCACCTCGCGCAGGGGGCGTTCCAGGTGCTTGTCCAGCAGGGCGGTGACCGCGTCGAACGCCTCGGCGAACGCGGCGAACCGCTCGTACAACTCCCTTCCCATGCCGGGCCGTTGCGCGCCCTGTCCGGTGAACAGGAAGGCGAGGCCGCCGCCGACCGCCGGTCCCGGGAGCACGCCGGGCGGCGGGTCCTGCGCGAGAAGGGCGTCCAGTTCGCGTGCCAGGTCCTCGTGGCCGGAGCCGACGAGGACCGCGCGGTGGTCCAGGGCGGCTCGGGAGGTCGCCAGTGCGTGGCCGACGGCGGCCGGGTCCCGGGTACCGAGGTCGTCCAGTCGCTCACGCAGCCGGACGGCCTGGGCCCGCAGGGCCTCCGGTGTGCTGCCCGCGAGCACCCACGGGACCGTACCGCCCGTGGCGGGCGCGGGTCCGGGGTCCGGCTGCGGGGTGGGCTCGGCCGCTTCGATGATGACGTGCGCGTTCGTGCCACTGATCCCGAACGAGGAGATCCCCGCCCGCCGCGGACGACCCTCCACCTCCGGCCACTCCCGCGCCTCCGTCAGCAACTCCACCCGCCCCGCCGACCAGTCCACCTGCGGAGAAGGCGCGTCCACATGCAACGTACGCGGCAGCACACCGTGCTCCATCGCCTTGACCATCTTGATGATCCCCGCGACACCCGCCGCCGCCTGCGCATGCCCGATGTTCGACTTCACCGACCCCAACCACAACGGGCTGTCCTGCGGACGGTCCTGCCCGTACGTCGCCAAGAGCGCCTGCGCCTCGATCGGATCCCCCAGCGTCGTCCCCGTACCGTGCCCCTCGACCACATCCACCTGGCCCGACGACACCTGCGCACTCGCCAACGCCTGCACGATGACCCGCTGCTGCGACGGACCGTTCGGAGCCGTCAACCCGTTCGACGCACCATCCTGATTCACCGCCGAACCACGCACCACCGCCAACACCGGATGACCACGGCGCCGAGCATCCGACAACCGCTCCACCAACAACACCCCGACACCCTCACCCCACCCCGTACCATCCGCCGCAGCCGCATACGACCGACACCGACCATCACGCGACAAACCACGCTGGAGACTGAAGTCCACGAACGTGTCAGGGGTGGCCATCACGGTCACGCCGCCAGCCAGTGCCAGGGAGCACTCGCCGCGCCGCAGCGACTGCATGGCCCAGTGCAGGGCCACCAGCGAGGACGAGCACGCGGTGTCCACGCTCACCGCAGGGCCTTCCAGGCCGAGCGTGTAGGCGACGCGTCCGGTGGCGACGCTGCTCGCGCTGCCGTTGCCGAGGTAGCCGGCAAGGTCCTCGGGCACCTTCGCCAGCCGGGTCGCCCAGTCGTGGTACATGATCCCGGCGAACACACCGGTCGTGGTGCCGCGTACCGACAGCGGATCGATGCCGGCGCGTTCCAGCGCCTCCCACGACGTCTCCAGCAGCAGCCGCTGCTGCGGATCCATCGCAAGGGCCTCGCGGGGGCTGATCCCGAAGAGGCCGGCGTCGAAGTCGGCGGCGTCGTGCAGGAATCCGCCCTCGCGGATGTAGCTCTTGCCCGGCCTGCCCGGCTCGGGGTCGTAGAGGTCCGCCACGTGCCAGCCGCGGTCCTCGGGGAAGGCCGAGACACCGTCCCGGCCCTCGGCCACCAGCCGCCACAGGTCCTCCGGGGACTCCACGCCTCCGGGGTAGCGGCAGGCCATCGCGACGATCGCGATCGGGTCGTCCCCGGAACCGGGATCGGAGCCCGAGCCGGTGATCGCGGCGGGCTGCGGTACGGCAGGGGTCGTACGTGTGCCGGACGCCCTGGCCCGGACGTGGGCGGCGAGAGCGGCGGGGTTCGGGTAGTCGAAGACCAGGGTCGACGGCAGCCTCAGACCGGTCGCCGCGTTGAGCCCGTTGCGCAGCTCCACCGCGGCCAGCGAGTCGAAGCCGATCTCGCTGAAGGCCCGGCGCGGCTCGATCGCGTCCGCGCCGTCGTGCCCGAGCACCTGGGCGACCCGGGTGCGGACCAGATCCAGGACGACGCGGTCGCGTTCGGCTTCGGGCAGCGCGGCCAGTCGGGCCGTGAGGGACGCTCCGCCCGCGGACGGGGCGCTCGCGGAGGCGGTGCGGCGCAGCGGGCCGCGGACCAGGCCGCGCAGGACCGACGGTACGCCGTCGGTGCGGTCCCGCAGCGCGGCGGCGTCCACCCTGACGGGGACCGCCACGGCCTGCCCCGCGGTCAGGGCCAGGTCGAACAGGGCGAGGTTCTCGGCGGGCGTGAGGGCGACCAGGCCGGAGCGGCCCGCCCGGCGCAGGGCGGCCTCGTCGAGCCGGGCGCCCATGCCGTCTCCGGACCACAGCCCCCAGGCCAGTGATGTCGCGGGCAGACCGGCGGCACGGCGGTGTTCGGCGAGCGCGTCGAGGAAGACGTTCGCGGCGGCGTAGTTGCCCTGTCCGGGGCCGTCCATGATGCCCGCCACGGAGGAGTACAGCACGAACGCCGACAGGTTCAGGTCCCGGGTCAGCTCGTGGAGGTGCCAGGCCGCGTCCGCCTTGGGACGCAGCACCTCGTCGATCCGCTCGGGGGTGAGTGAGCCGATCAGGCCGTCGGCGACCACGCCCGCGGTGTGCACGACGCCCGACAGGGGGTGTTCCGCGGGGATCGTGGCCAGCAGGGCCGTCAGCGCCTGCCGGTCCGAGGCGTCGCAGGCGGCCACGGTGACGGAGGCGCCGAGTTCCGTCAGTTCCGCGGCGAGGTCGGCGGCACCGGGCGCGTCCGTGCCCCGGCGGCCGGCCAGCAGCAGGTGCCGGACGCCGTGTTCGACGACCAGGTGGCGGGCGAGGTGGCCGCCGAGTCCGCCGGTGCCTCCGGTGATGAGCACCGTGCCCGTGGAGTCCCAGGGAGTGTCGGGAGCGGTGTCGGGGGCGGGGACCTCGGCCAGGCGGGGGACGAGGACCGTGTCGCCGCGGACCGCGACCTGAGGTTCGCCGGTGGCCAGCGCTCCGCGCAGCCCTTGCGCGGTGTCGGCGCCCGCGCCGGCTCCGGTGGGGGTGCCTGTGCCTGTGCCTGAGCCTGTGTCGGCGTCTGTGCCTGTGCCTGTGCCTGTGTCGGCGTCTGTCCCGGTGCCTGCTCCTGTGCCTGCGCCGAGGTCCGCGAGGACGAACCGGCCGGGCTGCTCGGCCTGGGCCGAGCGGGTCAGGCCCCACAGGGGGGCGCTGCCGGGATCGGGGGTCTCCCCCGGTCCTGCGGCCACCGCGCCCCTGGTGACGATCACCAGCCGGGAGGAGGCCAGTTGCTCCTCGGCCTGCCAGCGCTGGAGCAGATCGAGGAGGCGGTGGGTCGCGGCCCGCGCGGCGCGGTGGGGTTCGCCCCGCGTCGGCGGGAACGGGACCAGCACCGCTTCGGGCACGGCCGCGCCGGACGCGATGGCCGTGCGCAGGGCGTCTAGGTCGGCGTGCACCGTGGCGTCCGGTCCGAACTCCTCCGTGCCGAGCGCGGCCCAGCCGCTTCGCGCCGGAGCCGTGTGCGCGGGCGCGGGTTCCCAGCGCAGCCGGAGCAGCGACGGACTCGGCGCCGTACCGGTGAGGCCTTCGACGGGGACGGGGCGTTCCACGATGGAGGCCACCGACGCGACGGGGGCGCCGGAGGTGTCGGTGATCTCCAGGGACACCCCTTCGGGGCCCGCCGGGGAGATCCGTACACGCAGGTCCGTGGCGCCGGAGGCGTGCAGGGTGACACCGGTCCAGACGAACGGGAGCCAGACCTCCTCGCTCCCCCGGACGCGGTCCCCCACGAGGTCGGCAGGGCGCAGTGCCGAGTCCAGGAGCGCCGGGTGCAGTCCGTACCGTCCGGCCCGGGTGCGGGCCTCCTCGGGCAGCCGGACGTCGGCGAACACCTCGGCCCCGCGGCGCCACGCCGCGCGCAGGTTCCGGAACATGGGGCCGAACCCGTAGGCGGGGCCCGCCTGGTTCAGCAAGTCCACGTCGACGGGCTCGGCGTCCGGCGGGGGCCACTGGGCCGTGGCGGGCATCGGCGGCGTCGGGTCCGCGGGGTCGGGCGGTGCCAGGACCGCGCTCGCGTGCCGTGTCCAGGGTCCGTCGCCCTCCGGACGGGCGTGGACGTCGGCGGAGCGGCGGCCCGAGGCGTCGGGCCGGCCGACGACGACCTGCACGTTCACGCCGCCCTCGGCCGGCAGTGCCAGCGGCACCTCCAGCGTGAGTTCCTCCACGGTGGCGCAGCCGACCTCGTCGCCGGCCCGGATCACCATGTCGACGAACGCGGTTCCCGGCAGCAGTACGGTGCCGGCGATGACGTGGTCGGCGAGCCAGGGCTGGGAGCGCACCGAAAGCCGTCCGGACAGCACTGTCCCGCCGGTGTCCGCGAGGCCGATCGCCGTGTCCAGCAGCGGATGGCCGGTGCCGTCCCGTCCCGCCGGCGCCGGGGTGTCGTCCAGCCAGTAGCGGCGCCGCTGGAACGGGTAGGTCGGCAGGTCCACGCGCCGTGTGCCGCGTCCGGCGAAGAAGTCCTCCCAGTTCACGGCGGTGCCCCGGGTGTGGGCGAGGGCCACCGCCGTGACCAGTTCGCGTTCCTCCGGCCGCCCGGCCCGCAGAGCGGGCACGAAAGCCGCGTCGGTGTCGTCGCCGAGGCAGTCGGGGCCCATCGACGACAGCACGGCGTCGGGGCCGAGTTCGAGGAACGTGGTGACGCCCTCGGACTCCATCCAGCGGACGCCGTCGTGGAACCGGACCGCCTCGCGGACGTGCCGCACCCAGTAGTCGGCGTCGGGTACGACAGGCCGTCCCGTCAGGTTCGACACGATCGGGATCCGCGGCGGTTCGTGGTCCATGACCTGGGCGATACGCCGGAACTCCTTGAGCATCGGTTCCATGAGCGGCGAGTGGAAGGCGTGCGAGACCCGCAGCCGTCGGGTCCTGCGCCCTTCTGCGGCGAAGCGGTCCGCGATCAGCGTCACCGCGTCCTCGTCGCCGGACACCACGACGGACGCGGGTCCGTTCACGGCGGCGATCCCGGCGTTGCCGGTGAGGCGCGGCAGGACGTCCTCCTCGGAGGCGCCCAGCGCGACCATGGCGCCGCCCCGCGGCAGTTCCTGCATGAGGCGGCCGCGGGCGGCGACGAGCAGTGCGGCGTCCTCCAGGGACAGCGCGCCGGCCACATGGGCCGCGGTGAGTTCGCCGACCGAGTGGCCGGCGACGTGGTCGGGGACGATGCCCCAGGACTCCACGAGCCGGAACAGCGCCACCTCGACCGCGAACAGGCCGGGCTGGGCGTAGGCGGTCTGCTGGAGGAGTGCGGCGCGGGCCGGGTCGGTGGCGAACAGTACGTCGAGCAGCGGCAGGTCGAGCTGTACGTCCAGATGGGCGGCGGCCTCGTCCAGGGCCTGCGCGAACACCGGGAACGTGTCGTACAACTGCCTGCCCATGTCGGGGCGTTGGCTGCCCTGGCCGGTGAACAGGATCGCGGTACGGGGGTCGGTGACCGGGCCGAGGGACGGCGGTCCGCCGTCGGCGAGGGCGGTCAGGGCACGCAGCGCCTCCTCGCGGTCGGTGGCGACGACTGCCGCGCGGTGGCCGAGGGCGGCCCGGGTCGTGGCCGCGGAGTACGCGACGTCGGCCAGGGACGGGGCGTCGGGCGCGTCCAGCAGCGACCTCAGCCGCTCCGCCTGGGCGCGCAGGGCGGGTTCGCCGCGCGCCGACAGCACGAGGGGTGTCACCCGGGCGGCGACGGGCTCGGCCTTCACCCCGTCGGGGCGGTGGGCGTCGGGGGTGCCGGGATCGAGGGCGTCGGGCGCGGGTGCCTGTTCGATGATCACGTGGGCGTTGGTGCCGCTCGCGCCGAACGAGGAGACACCCGCGCGGCGCGGCTCCTCGCCCGACTCCCACGGCACCGGACCGGTCAGCAGCCGTACGGTGCCCGCCGACCAGTCGACGTGCGGGGACGGGGTGTCCACGTGCAGCGTCGGCGGCAGAGTTCCGTGCCGCATCGCCATGATCATCTTTATCAGTCCGGCGGCCCCGGCGGCGGCGCCCGTGTGCCCGATGTTCGATTTGACCGATCCGAGCCACAGGGGCCGGTCGGCCGTGTGGTGGCGCCCGTAGGCGGCGATCAGGGCACGTGCCTCGATCGGGTCGCCGAGGCGGGTGCCGGTGCCGTGCGCCTCGACGGCGTCGACCTGCCCCGCGGTCACCCCCGCGTCGGCCAGCGCGCGGTGGACGACCCGCTGCTGCGCGAGCCCGTTCGGCGCGGTCAGGCCGTTGCTCGCGCCGTCCTGGTTGATCGCGCTGCCGCGCACCACCGCGAGCACGGGGTGCCCGGCGCGGCGCGCGTCCGACAGCCGCGCCAGGACGAACACGCCGGAGCCCTCGGCGAAGCCGGTGCCGTCCGCGGCGGCGGCGAAGGCCTTGCAGCGGCCGTCCGGGGCGAGGCCACGCTGCCTGCTGAACATGGTGAACGTCCCGGGGCTCGACATCACCGTCACACCGCCGGCCAGGGCGAGTTCGCACTCGCCGCCGCGCAGCGACCGCACCGCCAGGTGCAGCGCGGTGAGCGACCCCGAGCAGGCGGTGTCCACGGTCAGCGTCGGCCCCTCAAGCCCGAGGGTGTAGGCGACGCGGCCGGACACCACGCTGGGCAGGTTGCCGAGCATCAGGTGCCCGTCCAGGCCGTCGGGCGCCTGATGGGTCTTCGGGCCGTACTCGTGCGGCTCCACGCCGATGAACACGCCCGCCTCGGTGCCGCGCAGCCGGACGGGGTCGATGCCGGCCCGTTCCAGCGCCTCCCAGCAGGTTTCCAGCAGCAGCCGCTGCTGCGGGTCCATCGCCAGGGCCTCCTTGGGGCTGATGCCGAAGAAGGCCGCGTCGAAGTCGGCGGCGGCGTCGAGGAATCCGCCCTGCCGGACGTAGCTGGTACGGGGGACGTCCGGGTCGGGGTCGTAGAGGGCGTCCAGGTCCCAGCCCCGGTCGGCCGGGAAGCCGGAGATCACATGGGTGCCGTCCGCGACGAGCCGCCACAGGTCCTCGGGCGAGGCCACGCCGCCCGGGAAGCGGCACCCGATCCCGATGACGGCGATCGGCTCGTCGGCGTCGCCGGCCGGCCGCGCCGGGGCGGCCGGCCGCGCGGCGGGGAGCCCCAGTGCCTCGGCGCGCAGGTACTCGGCCAGTTCGACCGGGCTCGGGTAATCGAATCCGATGGTCACCGGCAGGGGGAGACCGGTCGCCGCCGTCAGCTTGGAATGCAATTCGACCAGGCCGAGGGAATCGATTCCGATATCCCGGAAGGGCCGTTCCGCGTCGATTCTCTCCGACGCATGCGAATCGGCCCTCCGCAGTACGGCGAGCGTTTGTGCACGCACCAGTTCGAGCAGCAGGTGAAGCTGCTCCGAGGCCGATCCGGCGGCCGTCAGGGCGGCGAATTCCCCGCCGTCCCGGCCACCGGTTTCACCGAATTCACTCATGCGCGCACTCCACGATCGTGACACCGTTCGCCGACGTCTTCCACGGCCCCGTGACGCGGGGTCAGGCCGCCTTCCAGGCCTGTGCCGTCTCCTCGGCGAACTCGGTGAAGGAGCGCGGCGGACGACCGAGCAGCTTGGTGACGGCCTCGATGTCCTCGGCCGCGGCGACGTAGCCGTTGTGGTCGTAGTGCTCGTACATCAGCCACAGGTCGCGGGCGAGGTGCTGCGGCATCATCTGGTTGAGGATCAGCGAGCAGGACTCCAGGTCACCGCCGACATAGGCGATCTCGACGCCGAGCACGCGCTTCCAGGTGTCGGTGACGAACTGCCCGGTGACGGGCTCGGGGCCGGTGACGGTGTACGTGCGGCCCTCGTGGCCGGGCGAGGTGAGGACGACGGCGGCCACCTCGGCGACATCGCGGACGTCCACCCGGGACACGCCGATCTCGCCGAGCGGGATGCCGTACACGCCCATGAGCAGCATGTCCTTGGCCCCGATGTCGTTCTGCATCAGCTCGCTGCGGCGCAGGATCGTGTAGGGGACGCCGGACGCCTTGAGCGCCTTCTCCACGGCGACCTTCACACCGCAGTGCGGCGGGGTGAACAGGTTCTCCAGGTCCTGGATGGAGACGTACACCACGTGTCCGACGCCGCTGCGCC
Coding sequences:
- a CDS encoding type I polyketide synthase, which codes for MSRSWSARMSEFGETGGRDGGEFAALTAAGSASEQLHLLLELVRAQTLAVLRRADSHASERIDAERPFRDIGIDSLGLVELHSKLTAATGLPLPVTIGFDYPSPVELAEYLRAEALGLPAARPAAPARPAGDADEPIAVIGIGCRFPGGVASPEDLWRLVADGTHVISGFPADRGWDLDALYDPDPDVPRTSYVRQGGFLDAAADFDAAFFGISPKEALAMDPQQRLLLETCWEALERAGIDPVRLRGTEAGVFIGVEPHEYGPKTHQAPDGLDGHLMLGNLPSVVSGRVAYTLGLEGPTLTVDTACSGSLTALHLAVRSLRGGECELALAGGVTVMSSPGTFTMFSRQRGLAPDGRCKAFAAAADGTGFAEGSGVFVLARLSDARRAGHPVLAVVRGSAINQDGASNGLTAPNGLAQQRVVHRALADAGVTAGQVDAVEAHGTGTRLGDPIEARALIAAYGRHHTADRPLWLGSVKSNIGHTGAAAGAAGLIKMIMAMRHGTLPPTLHVDTPSPHVDWSAGTVRLLTGPVPWESGEEPRRAGVSSFGASGTNAHVIIEQAPAPDALDPGTPDAHRPDGVKAEPVAARVTPLVLSARGEPALRAQAERLRSLLDAPDAPSLADVAYSAATTRAALGHRAAVVATDREEALRALTALADGGPPSLGPVTDPRTAILFTGQGSQRPDMGRQLYDTFPVFAQALDEAAAHLDVQLDLPLLDVLFATDPARAALLQQTAYAQPGLFAVEVALFRLVESWGIVPDHVAGHSVGELTAAHVAGALSLEDAALLVAARGRLMQELPRGGAMVALGASEEDVLPRLTGNAGIAAVNGPASVVVSGDEDAVTLIADRFAAEGRRTRRLRVSHAFHSPLMEPMLKEFRRIAQVMDHEPPRIPIVSNLTGRPVVPDADYWVRHVREAVRFHDGVRWMESEGVTTFLELGPDAVLSSMGPDCLGDDTDAAFVPALRAGRPEERELVTAVALAHTRGTAVNWEDFFAGRGTRRVDLPTYPFQRRRYWLDDTPAPAGRDGTGHPLLDTAIGLADTGGTVLSGRLSVRSQPWLADHVIAGTVLLPGTAFVDMVIRAGDEVGCATVEELTLEVPLALPAEGGVNVQVVVGRPDASGRRSADVHARPEGDGPWTRHASAVLAPPDPADPTPPMPATAQWPPPDAEPVDVDLLNQAGPAYGFGPMFRNLRAAWRRGAEVFADVRLPEEARTRAGRYGLHPALLDSALRPADLVGDRVRGSEEVWLPFVWTGVTLHASGATDLRVRISPAGPEGVSLEITDTSGAPVASVASIVERPVPVEGLTGTAPSPSLLRLRWEPAPAHTAPARSGWAALGTEEFGPDATVHADLDALRTAIASGAAVPEAVLVPFPPTRGEPHRAARAATHRLLDLLQRWQAEEQLASSRLVIVTRGAVAAGPGETPDPGSAPLWGLTRSAQAEQPGRFVLADLGAGTGAGTGTDADTGTGTGTDADTGSGTGTGTPTGAGAGADTAQGLRGALATGEPQVAVRGDTVLVPRLAEVPAPDTAPDTPWDSTGTVLITGGTGGLGGHLARHLVVEHGVRHLLLAGRRGTDAPGAADLAAELTELGASVTVAACDASDRQALTALLATIPAEHPLSGVVHTAGVVADGLIGSLTPERIDEVLRPKADAAWHLHELTRDLNLSAFVLYSSVAGIMDGPGQGNYAAANVFLDALAEHRRAAGLPATSLAWGLWSGDGMGARLDEAALRRAGRSGLVALTPAENLALFDLALTAGQAVAVPVRVDAAALRDRTDGVPSVLRGLVRGPLRRTASASAPSAGGASLTARLAALPEAERDRVVLDLVRTRVAQVLGHDGADAIEPRRAFSEIGFDSLAAVELRNGLNAATGLRLPSTLVFDYPNPAALAAHVRARASGTRTTPAVPQPAAITGSGSDPGSGDDPIAIVAMACRYPGGVESPEDLWRLVAEGRDGVSAFPEDRGWHVADLYDPEPGRPGKSYIREGGFLHDAADFDAGLFGISPREALAMDPQQRLLLETSWEALERAGIDPLSVRGTTTGVFAGIMYHDWATRLAKVPEDLAGYLGNGSASSVATGRVAYTLGLEGPAVSVDTACSSSLVALHWAMQSLRRGECSLALAGGVTVMATPDTFVDFSLQRGLSRDGRCRSYAAAADGTGWGEGVGVLLVERLSDARRRGHPVLAVVRGSAVNQDGASNGLTAPNGPSQQRVIVQALASAQVSSGQVDVVEGHGTGTTLGDPIEAQALLATYGQDRPQDSPLWLGSVKSNIGHAQAAAGVAGIIKMVKAMEHGVLPRTLHVDAPSPQVDWSAGRVELLTEAREWPEVEGRPRRAGISSFGISGTNAHVIIEAAEPTPQPDPGPAPATGGTVPWVLAGSTPEALRAQAVRLRERLDDLGTRDPAAVGHALATSRAALDHRAVLVGSGHEDLARELDALLAQDPPPGVLPGPAVGGGLAFLFTGQGAQRPGMGRELYERFAAFAEAFDAVTALLDKHLERPLREVLWAEPVRDELEFDGPELDVPVRGDGPRLLDETVWTQAGLFAVEVALFRLLESWGVRPDYLLGHSIGEIAAAHVAGVLSLPDATTLVAARGRLMQALPRTGAMVAVRAAEAEVAPLLNDAVAIAAVNGPSSVVISGETDAVLDTAARLAADGVRTTRLRVSHAFHSPLMEPMLDDFRRVAETLTYHRPHIPVVSNLTGGITDQGSADHWVRHVRAPVRFADGVRFLSDLGVTTFVETGPDAVLSAMGRECVDSDSNSNSNSNSNSNSGSGIAFVPLLRRDRPEEHELVSGVAAAHARGAHVDWDAFFAGRPRDTSIDLPTYAFQRRRFWLDAGDPAPGDAGLAGLEPVDHPILRAALDTPGSGRVVLTGRLSADVQAWPADHAVLGSVLLPGTAFVDLVLTAGAHVGCGTLTELTLEAPLVLPDRGAVALRVGVDEPDGTRARTVAVHSRPEGEPGLPWTRHATGVLGAEAEEPAFDLTVWPPAGADPLDVTDAYELLAARGYGYGPAFRGLRAAWRRGDEVFADIALPDTARDDAARFGLHPALLDAALHADALDDDGATSVPFSWEGVTLHTAGASAVRVLSRRATDGGGMSILLADASGRPVATVKSLVTRPLSADRLTNTRRGPLFRVGWTPLPPGPAGTADRLAVVGTGRIGPLAPWCDDAPRYADLTALADATAPVPPLVLFPCPVPSDDGDVPLGVRATTTAVLEVLRGWLADERFADSRLAVVTGGAQGAAGGVDTGDGRIDVRQAPVWGLVRAAQTENPGRFVLLDLDGAGRTAPPLPVTEPEIAVRDGRVLVPRLVKAAGPTAPTVWNPDGTVLITGGTGGLGGHLARHLVVEHGVRHLLLAGRRGPAAPGATALAAELTGLGAEIEVAACDTADREALAALLTAIPADRPLTAVLHLAGVLDDGLVGSLTPARLDGVLRAKADAAWHLHELTREADLSAFVLFSSVSGLMMGAGQGNYAAANTFLDALAVHRRSLGLPAASLAWGLWDESAGMGGRLGEADRGRVRASGVPPLSPAEGLALFDDALAARETLPVPIRLDTAALRAARDDLPALLRGLVPPAAAGHARPAAAGPSLEQRLAALAGDDERRSLLLDLVRAEVAAVRHDDPSAIDPGAPFTALGLDSLASIELRNRLGAASGLRLSATLTFDHPTPAALAGFLLSELLPEGARPAPDEDSVRSALATIPLARLRESGLLDTLLRLTETGPPESGTTPPPRPAPDHHDDRAEEIRGMGVEDLLRAARRTTPT
- a CDS encoding SDR family oxidoreductase, whose translation is MKVFVTAGTGVVGTALVSELRSRDVEVSVLTRSAENAEALPEGVRGVVGDLLDHKLLLEEFAAADAVFLNLPVGEAETYQGLLAVDAARRSGVGHVVYVSIQDLENLFTPPHCGVKVAVEKALKASGVPYTILRRSELMQNDIGAKDMLLMGVYGIPLGEIGVSRVDVRDVAEVAAVVLTSPGHEGRTYTVTGPEPVTGQFVTDTWKRVLGVEIAYVGGDLESCSLILNQMMPQHLARDLWLMYEHYDHNGYVAAAEDIEAVTKLLGRPPRSFTEFAEETAQAWKAA